CTTCGGAGGGGACGTTGTACGGCGGCTGGTTCTGAGAGGGCCAAAAGAAGCTGGAGGCTGGAGCCATGCTCTCCTCTGCGGCTTAAGGGATGCTGGCAGGAGCCGGAAACTGGAAGGCAggccctgctccccctcccaccttccGATCTCCCTCCAGTACCTTCCAGTGGCCGAACCTAACAGGGAGCTGACTGTCGGGGGGGTTTTGGGGGGAGCCGTTTGCCGAGCCCCAGACCCAGCATCGCGGAGTAGAACAGGCAGCGGGGACTCGGAGCTGAGAGATGAAGTCCAACGCCCGGCCCAGGCGCCGGGTAGGCCGCGCGGACCACTCACCTGGTCTTCTGGCAGGCACAGCAGATCCagtcctcctctttcttctggtAGAAGCAGCCACTTTTACAGATGCTGTATTTGCGGTCCACAATCTCGCGTTTGGAGTTGAGGAAGGTGAAGGGCGGACAGCAGTGTATGCTGAAGTGCTCGGAGAACTTCTGGTTCTTGGAGAGTCTGGGGCCCTCCTTAGCCACTTTCTGACTCATCTCACTGGAAATCAGTGATGGAGGGGAGAGGCGGGGAGACATAAAACAGCACATCAGGTGAGGGAGATTTCTACTCAAGGCACCCACTCTCTGCTGCTCCCGTAGTCCAAAGTAACATTCAGGGCTGTCCTGTGCCCTGAATCTGGAAGATCGACTTCATGTCCAACTCTATGGAAAGGGGCTAAATTAAGggcttgttcatttttatttgtgtatttttcatcGTGTTTTCTGAAAATGGACTCTTTTTTCCCTTATGTTTTAGCCACTTATTTAGGGCAGGAAAAATATTACAAGGCCAAGCATTTCCATGGCAGAACAATACTCTAGACGTAGGAATGGCCGTTTCTCTAAAACACCGAGAAAGGTTTGTTATCCAAAAGCATAATCACTATCCATACTATGAAATACTACACCAGAACGAGAAAGAACAGACGGTGGACACACACATCAGTGCGTTTGAATCTCACAAACGTAATGCTGAacaaaagaaaccagacaaaGGAATACAAGCTGTATGATTCAGTTTACATGtggttcaaaaacaggcaaaactagtCTAGACTATGGTGCTAGAAATTAGGACATAAAAAATAGTTACATTTGGAGAATGTGGGGTCTGACTAAGAAGAGGCAGGGG
The genomic region above belongs to Camelus bactrianus isolate YW-2024 breed Bactrian camel chromosome 17, ASM4877302v1, whole genome shotgun sequence and contains:
- the MOBP gene encoding myelin-associated oligodendrocyte basic protein isoform X2, which gives rise to MSQKVAKEGPRLSKNQKFSEHFSIHCCPPFTFLNSKREIVDRKYSICKSGCFYQKKEEDWICCACQKTRLKKKTKPTPRKK
- the MOBP gene encoding myelin-associated oligodendrocyte basic protein isoform X1; the protein is MSQKVAKEGPRLSKNQKFSEHFSIHCCPPFTFLNSKREIVDRKYSICKSGCFYQKKEEDWICCACQKTRTSRRTTSPPKPKLQPAAPPAVVKAPAKPRSPPRSERQPRPRPEVRPPPAKQRPPQKAKPPPRSSPQRGPGTGRGGSPGKAPRFW